A portion of the Oxynema aestuarii AP17 genome contains these proteins:
- a CDS encoding IS607 family transposase, giving the protein MVAKRSSNGLSTSGTIIITEEGKKKTERMACIYARVSSAENKDHLERQAERLKDYAIARGYQIYKVVKEIGSGLNDNRPKLAKVLTDSHYDILIVEHKDRLARLGTNHLEIRLKERGKTVEIVNHSEDRQDQLMEDLIAIITSFCSRLYG; this is encoded by the coding sequence ATGGTGGCAAAAAGGTCATCTAACGGGCTATCAACTTCGGGAACAATTATCATTACCGAAGAAGGGAAGAAGAAAACCGAGAGAATGGCCTGTATTTATGCCAGAGTCTCTAGTGCAGAAAATAAAGATCACCTTGAGCGACAAGCGGAACGGTTAAAAGATTATGCTATTGCCAGAGGCTATCAAATTTATAAAGTCGTCAAAGAAATTGGCAGTGGTTTAAATGATAATCGTCCAAAATTGGCTAAGGTTTTAACCGATTCCCATTACGATATATTGATAGTGGAGCATAAAGACCGTTTGGCGAGGTTGGGGACAAATCACCTTGAGATCCGGTTAAAAGAGAGGGGAAAAACCGTTGAGATTGTCAATCATAGCGAGGATCGACAAGATCAATTGATGGAAGATTTAATTGCTATCATTACTTCATTTTGTTCTCGTCTTTATGGATGA
- a CDS encoding IS607 family transposase → MSKFSISEAAKIKGVSPSTLRRWESEGKLIPERTASGHRRYSMSQLLGVEPHRAYTIGYARVSSHDQKQDLERQKEIIELFCAQNGWEHEIIQDLGSGMNYSKRGLKRLLRLITSGEIDRLVLTHKDRLLRFGAELVFSICEQFGVEIVIINRTEDASSEEDLANDVLEIINVFSARLYGSRSGKNKKIVEELKKISEKL, encoded by the coding sequence ATGAGTAAGTTTAGTATTTCCGAAGCAGCAAAAATCAAAGGAGTATCACCATCGACGTTAAGACGTTGGGAATCGGAAGGGAAATTAATCCCTGAGCGCACGGCGTCGGGACACCGGAGATACTCTATGTCTCAATTGCTCGGGGTTGAACCTCATAGAGCATACACAATCGGTTATGCACGAGTCAGTAGCCACGACCAGAAACAAGACCTAGAACGTCAAAAGGAAATTATTGAATTGTTCTGCGCTCAAAATGGTTGGGAGCATGAGATTATCCAAGACTTAGGCTCTGGGATGAATTACAGTAAGCGTGGGTTAAAGCGTCTTCTGAGGTTAATCACATCGGGTGAAATCGACAGACTGGTTCTGACCCATAAGGATAGGTTACTTAGATTCGGGGCTGAACTTGTGTTCAGCATCTGCGAGCAGTTTGGTGTAGAGATTGTGATTATAAATCGGACTGAGGATGCCAGTTCTGAGGAAGACTTAGCCAACGATGTGTTAGAAATCATTAACGTGTTTTCGGCTCGTCTTTATGGTAGCCGAAGTGGCAAGAACAAAAAAATAGTTGAGGAGTTAAAAAAAATTAGTGAAAAGCTTTAA
- a CDS encoding transglutaminase domain-containing protein, whose translation MLPPQTRADLRTVRPFGVYRLHGLTFLGDRAIAVDSVRGHLLEIDLTTENTTILNPYQVSDFLDVRGLAFWQESLWLTREDTVYCCPDARDRLGREPLKFEEFARLGDRLSGVAVWESAVYVSCQRAGYIYILNRNSGEIITQFYAPGIGEENLAVSEEDLWICDSEEQTIYCMDRATGDLRYNLLTPYSHPTAIAFDPRQVSAHRLLHVAYAEEEIYIRDDPNASNPHQVSFRDRTFIHPVCFQYHPQQHYTLSNGYLVEMSYVEELSPLEPVQFEKLDWRIALPADTARQRLKEVRAIGMPFEEETERGQRFAVFKFDTLQQDEARIFGWKALVELYSIKYHLTPRDVEDLPELPEEFKQLYLVDNDQLAMNSDIVRQAAREAIGNETNLLRKILSIRDYVYDKLDYGIKPYIDPPDVVLERGVGSCGEYVGVLLALLRLNGIACRTVGRYKCPPHPERKGVPLQPDYNHVWLEFYVPGIGWIPMESNPDDNEEGGLHPMRFFMGLAWHHIELGKGIRFESLRLDGVPIHKSKIPLGDLALNHVRFTILDELPPPNPEE comes from the coding sequence TCCCTACCAAGTTTCGGATTTTTTAGACGTTCGCGGTTTGGCCTTTTGGCAAGAGAGCTTGTGGCTGACCCGCGAGGATACGGTGTATTGTTGTCCCGACGCGCGCGATCGCCTCGGTCGCGAACCGTTAAAATTTGAGGAATTTGCTCGATTGGGCGATCGCTTAAGCGGGGTGGCGGTCTGGGAATCGGCGGTTTACGTCAGTTGTCAGCGTGCGGGTTATATTTACATTCTCAACCGCAATAGTGGGGAGATCATCACCCAATTTTACGCCCCCGGAATCGGCGAGGAAAACTTGGCGGTCAGCGAAGAAGACCTGTGGATTTGCGATAGCGAAGAGCAGACGATTTATTGCATGGACCGCGCCACCGGGGATTTGCGCTACAACCTGCTGACTCCCTATTCCCATCCGACGGCGATCGCCTTCGACCCCCGGCAAGTCTCGGCCCACCGCCTGCTGCACGTCGCCTACGCCGAAGAAGAAATTTATATCCGCGACGATCCTAACGCTAGCAATCCCCATCAAGTCAGTTTCCGCGATCGCACCTTCATCCATCCCGTTTGCTTCCAGTACCATCCCCAACAGCACTACACCCTCTCCAACGGCTACCTGGTGGAGATGTCCTACGTCGAGGAACTGTCCCCCCTCGAACCCGTACAGTTTGAAAAGCTCGACTGGCGGATCGCCTTACCTGCAGATACCGCGCGCCAACGGCTCAAAGAGGTTCGCGCGATCGGAATGCCCTTTGAAGAAGAAACCGAACGGGGACAGCGCTTTGCAGTGTTTAAATTCGATACCCTCCAACAGGACGAAGCCCGGATTTTCGGCTGGAAAGCCCTCGTCGAACTCTACAGCATCAAATATCACCTGACCCCGCGCGACGTCGAAGACCTCCCCGAACTTCCCGAGGAGTTCAAACAGCTCTATTTGGTCGATAACGACCAACTGGCGATGAATAGCGACATCGTTCGCCAAGCCGCTAGGGAGGCGATCGGCAACGAAACCAACTTGTTGCGTAAAATCCTCAGTATCCGCGATTACGTCTACGACAAACTCGACTACGGCATCAAACCCTACATCGATCCCCCCGACGTGGTGTTAGAACGCGGCGTCGGTTCGTGCGGCGAATATGTCGGCGTCTTGCTCGCCTTACTGCGCTTGAACGGGATCGCCTGTCGGACTGTCGGTCGCTACAAATGTCCTCCCCACCCCGAACGTAAGGGCGTTCCCCTGCAACCGGATTACAATCACGTTTGGTTGGAATTTTACGTCCCCGGGATCGGCTGGATTCCGATGGAGTCCAACCCGGACGACAACGAAGAGGGCGGATTGCACCCGATGCGCTTTTTTATGGGATTGGCGTGGCATCACATCGAGCTGGGGAAAGGGATCCGCTTTGAAAGTCTTCGCCTCGATGGGGTTCCCATTCATAAAAGCAAAATTCCCCTCGGCGATCTCGCGCTCAACCACGTTCGCTTTACTATTCTCGACGAACTGCCGCCCCCGAATCCGGAGGAATAA
- a CDS encoding transposase has product MLSKHGADAGFGQFVEILEWVCWKRGVCFARVDRNGTSQTCPNCGGYTGKETLDLRVHCCNECGYITTRDVAASQEIRNRGISALGHSVAENVCGLEATGSVGHDALVGTGGSRKPVSRGTGIAHLKDIKRSEMA; this is encoded by the coding sequence ATGCTGTCAAAACACGGTGCCGATGCGGGCTTCGGTCAGTTTGTGGAGATCTTAGAGTGGGTGTGTTGGAAACGGGGTGTGTGTTTTGCTAGAGTGGATAGAAACGGGACGAGTCAGACTTGTCCTAACTGTGGCGGATATACGGGGAAGGAAACCCTGGATCTGAGAGTTCACTGCTGCAATGAATGTGGATATATCACCACCAGAGATGTAGCGGCAAGTCAGGAAATTAGAAATCGTGGAATTTCTGCGCTAGGGCATAGCGTGGCTGAAAATGTCTGTGGACTGGAAGCGACGGGGAGTGTCGGTCACGATGCTCTAGTTGGCACGGGAGGAAGCAGAAAACCAGTGTCGCGAGGGACTGGAATCGCCCACTTGAAAGATATTAAGCGTAGCGAGATGGCTTAA
- a CDS encoding P-loop NTPase fold protein: MNLDLPRFFKACNPSKTLDMTNEEDRKYYIDFSSVRGGNIIRELGRTISLLSGDDPTCQLFTGHIGCGKSTELFRLKNELQQQGFHVVYFESSQDLDMADVDITEILLSIARQVSESLEKIDISVQPRGFKNLLQEAAQFLQTPIELKGEAAIPGVGTFSATSEGEVGFSLPGGIGSITARARHSPKIRHQLRQYLEPRTNNILEAINSELLDPANALLKGQGKKGLVVIVDNLDRVDSSPKPSGRTQPEYLFVDRGEQLRRLNCHVVYTIPLSLIFSNDFGRLTSRFGVKPKVLPMVPVQSREGQDFQKGMNLLRHMVLARAFPEIAPERHLELIDEVFDSRDTLDRLCRVSGGHPRNLLGFLYSCLQQQDPPISRMCLENVIKEHRDDLIAAISDDEWALLFEALENRSVQGDEHYQILLRSMFLFEYRDPEGRWYWINPALAEAPKFKNWQMSR; the protein is encoded by the coding sequence ATGAACTTAGATTTACCGAGATTTTTCAAAGCCTGCAATCCCAGCAAAACCCTCGACATGACCAACGAGGAAGATCGCAAATACTACATCGATTTTTCTTCCGTTCGGGGGGGGAATATCATTCGCGAATTGGGTCGCACCATTTCCCTACTCTCCGGGGACGACCCCACCTGTCAACTGTTCACCGGACATATCGGTTGCGGGAAATCCACCGAACTCTTCCGACTGAAAAACGAACTGCAACAACAAGGATTCCACGTCGTCTACTTCGAGTCCTCCCAAGACCTCGATATGGCCGATGTCGATATCACCGAAATTTTGCTCAGTATCGCCCGCCAAGTCTCGGAAAGCTTGGAAAAAATCGATATTTCCGTGCAACCGCGCGGCTTTAAAAACTTACTCCAGGAAGCCGCCCAGTTTTTACAAACTCCCATCGAACTCAAAGGCGAAGCCGCCATTCCCGGCGTCGGAACCTTCAGTGCCACGAGCGAAGGCGAAGTCGGCTTTTCCTTGCCGGGGGGCATCGGTTCGATTACGGCCCGGGCCCGTCACAGTCCCAAAATCCGCCATCAATTGCGCCAGTATTTAGAACCGCGTACCAACAATATTCTCGAAGCGATTAATAGCGAACTGCTCGATCCGGCCAATGCTTTACTCAAAGGGCAGGGGAAAAAAGGATTAGTGGTGATTGTCGATAACTTAGATCGGGTAGACAGTTCGCCGAAACCCTCCGGACGGACCCAGCCGGAATACTTATTTGTCGATCGCGGCGAACAGCTCCGGCGCCTCAACTGTCACGTGGTCTACACGATTCCGCTATCGTTAATTTTCTCCAACGATTTCGGTCGCTTAACCAGTCGTTTCGGAGTCAAACCGAAAGTATTGCCGATGGTTCCGGTGCAGTCGCGCGAGGGTCAAGATTTTCAAAAGGGGATGAACTTGCTGCGCCACATGGTGCTGGCTCGGGCGTTTCCAGAAATTGCCCCGGAACGGCATTTAGAGTTGATCGACGAGGTATTCGATTCCCGGGACACCCTCGATCGCCTCTGTCGGGTCAGTGGCGGTCATCCGCGCAACTTGCTCGGGTTTTTATATAGCTGTTTGCAACAACAAGATCCGCCGATTTCGCGGATGTGTTTGGAAAACGTGATCAAAGAACATCGCGACGATTTGATCGCGGCGATTAGCGATGACGAGTGGGCGTTGTTATTTGAAGCCTTGGAAAATCGTAGCGTTCAGGGGGACGAACATTATCAAATCTTGTTACGCAGTATGTTTTTATTTGAATATCGCGACCCCGAGGGGCGTTGGTATTGGATCAATCCGGCGTTAGCGGAAGCGCCTAAGTTTAAAAATTGGCAAATGAGCCGTTAG
- a CDS encoding transposase — protein sequence MKTLETENRKNHCRIKGTLVKLVERHIIKKGHRFWDEIDELSWHSKNLYNAANYLIRQNFIYGHGYLNYNRMDKLMQKTEQYRALPAKVSQQVLRGLDKNWQSFFAANQAYKVNKEKFLVNPKIPKYKNSQKGRHLLVYVKQALSKVALKQGKIKCSKTQIWRLL from the coding sequence ATGAAGACGCTCGAAACGGAAAACCGAAAAAATCATTGCCGAATTAAAGGAACGCTAGTGAAATTAGTCGAAAGACATATAATCAAAAAAGGTCATAGGTTTTGGGATGAGATCGATGAGTTATCATGGCATTCCAAAAATCTCTACAATGCGGCTAATTATCTAATCCGTCAAAACTTTATTTATGGTCATGGTTACTTGAACTATAACCGGATGGATAAATTAATGCAGAAGACGGAGCAATATCGCGCTTTACCAGCTAAAGTCTCTCAACAGGTGTTACGAGGATTAGACAAAAACTGGCAATCCTTTTTTGCCGCCAATCAAGCCTACAAAGTCAACAAGGAGAAGTTTTTAGTCAACCCGAAAATTCCCAAATATAAAAACAGTCAGAAAGGTCGTCACTTATTGGTGTACGTGAAACAGGCTCTAAGTAAAGTGGCTTTAAAACAAGGTAAAATCAAATGCTCAAAAACCCAAATTTGGAGACTTCTGTAG
- a CDS encoding RNA-guided endonuclease InsQ/TnpB family protein, translating into MLKNPNLETSVAEKVVEVRIVPRCDCYIIEVIYEEVEPTLKSNEWIASVDLGVDVLMAVTSNQPDFVPLLINGSRRYINAHFNIKKTGSAFMYLRPLKSLNQFYNKRKAFLQSQLKGNRPTSKRIQRLTRCRNQKVENYLHRASRYLVNLLLDKNITTLVIGKNEGWKQNAKMGKVNNQNFVGIPFNRLIEMLTYKCQLVGIKVVLTEESYTSQSNFFNLDPLPVYGETVEIPKFTGKRIQRGLYRTDTGLLCQADILGSYNILRKAFSNAFMGYGIERCVVHDYEN; encoded by the coding sequence ATGCTCAAAAACCCAAATTTGGAGACTTCTGTAGCCGAAAAAGTAGTGGAGGTGAGAATCGTTCCTCGATGCGATTGTTATATCATTGAGGTTATTTATGAAGAAGTAGAACCAACATTAAAATCCAATGAATGGATCGCTAGTGTGGATTTAGGTGTAGATGTTTTAATGGCTGTAACTTCTAATCAACCGGACTTTGTTCCTCTGTTGATAAATGGCAGTCGCAGGTACATAAACGCACACTTTAATATCAAAAAAACAGGGAGTGCGTTTATGTACCTGCGACCCTTAAAAAGCCTGAATCAATTCTACAATAAACGAAAAGCCTTTCTCCAATCCCAATTAAAAGGAAATCGACCCACCTCTAAGAGAATCCAGCGTCTGACTCGATGCCGAAATCAAAAAGTGGAGAACTATCTCCATCGAGCCAGCCGTTATCTGGTCAATCTACTGCTTGATAAAAATATTACTACTTTAGTCATTGGCAAAAATGAGGGGTGGAAACAAAATGCCAAGATGGGGAAAGTTAACAACCAAAACTTTGTGGGAATTCCTTTCAACCGTCTGATTGAAATGTTGACCTATAAATGTCAATTAGTAGGGATTAAAGTGGTTCTAACTGAAGAGAGTTATACCAGCCAGTCGAACTTTTTCAACTTAGATCCGCTTCCCGTTTATGGAGAAACAGTAGAAATTCCCAAGTTTACGGGAAAAAGAATCCAAAGAGGTCTTTACCGGACTGATACAGGATTATTGTGCCAAGCGGATATTTTAGGTTCCTATAATATCTTAAGAAAAGCATTCTCAAATGCCTTTATGGGCTATGGGATAGAGAGGTGCGTAGTTCACGATTATGAGAATTAA